In a single window of the Paramagnetospirillum magnetotacticum MS-1 genome:
- a CDS encoding sensor histidine kinase, producing the protein MLLATVVWLGLSWWITAIYSDHREAQLRGQASALAQSSAGALGNALNQRLALVRGLAAFMAVKAAENHPEEIDLEFPAFASACYQQVPGIRNISVAPDFVVRLVYPQDAGNLKVVGNHLLDDKRPGFAEAVNRAIKTRDLAVHEPVELIQGGLGLMARQAIFVDERPWGAVGMAFSIASLLDSGLIDSMRTYIWGLRTKSGTLVGGDAGVFAMQPVLVPIALPEGYWEFALAPRMGWAKATAEEAEIAALRFGLLIIGIGLLTLTWIALRRRETLEKLVESRTRELSNANRELERFSFVVAHDLQEPLRSIVSFSQLVERGMSDQLTPEHREWLSGLANAARLMKSLLHDVQIYLGESNAPLPKRQIDAAEALAMARRKLSGPINQSGATLEVSPLPMVWADHHRLSEAFLALIGNAIEYRSPERPAVIRISSRMEGTYLYIDIADNGIGIEEMYFERIFDVFQRLHARSAHPGTGMGLAIAKKMVEHLGGTIRVRSQIGQGSVFSIVLPAARTRSVDARWERP; encoded by the coding sequence GAGGCGCAATTGCGCGGGCAGGCTTCGGCATTGGCCCAGTCCTCGGCGGGGGCGTTGGGCAATGCCCTCAATCAGCGCCTGGCCCTGGTGCGCGGTCTTGCCGCCTTCATGGCGGTCAAGGCCGCCGAGAATCATCCCGAAGAGATCGACCTGGAATTCCCGGCCTTCGCCAGTGCCTGTTACCAGCAGGTTCCGGGCATCAGAAATATTTCGGTCGCGCCGGACTTCGTGGTCCGGCTGGTCTATCCGCAAGACGCCGGCAACCTCAAGGTGGTGGGGAACCATCTGCTTGACGACAAGCGCCCAGGCTTCGCCGAGGCGGTCAACCGCGCCATCAAGACCCGTGACCTGGCGGTGCACGAGCCGGTGGAACTGATTCAGGGCGGCCTGGGACTGATGGCCCGCCAGGCAATCTTCGTCGATGAGCGCCCCTGGGGAGCGGTCGGGATGGCCTTTTCCATCGCCTCCCTCCTGGATTCCGGCCTGATCGACAGCATGAGGACCTATATCTGGGGCCTGCGGACAAAGTCTGGAACTTTGGTGGGCGGTGATGCCGGGGTCTTCGCCATGCAGCCAGTCCTGGTGCCGATCGCTCTGCCGGAAGGATATTGGGAATTCGCCCTGGCCCCGCGTATGGGCTGGGCAAAGGCCACTGCCGAGGAAGCGGAAATCGCCGCCCTGCGCTTCGGCCTGCTGATCATCGGCATCGGCCTCCTCACTCTGACCTGGATCGCTCTGCGCAGGCGCGAGACCTTGGAAAAACTAGTGGAAAGCCGCACCCGCGAATTGTCCAACGCCAACCGGGAACTGGAGCGTTTCTCGTTCGTCGTCGCCCATGATTTACAAGAACCGCTGCGCTCCATCGTATCGTTCAGCCAGTTGGTGGAACGGGGCATGTCCGACCAACTGACGCCAGAGCACCGGGAATGGCTGTCCGGACTGGCAAACGCCGCCCGGCTGATGAAATCCCTGCTTCATGATGTTCAGATCTATCTGGGGGAAAGCAACGCCCCCCTGCCCAAGCGGCAGATTGACGCCGCCGAGGCTCTGGCCATGGCCCGACGCAAGCTGAGCGGCCCCATCAACCAAAGCGGGGCCACATTGGAGGTCTCTCCCCTGCCCATGGTGTGGGCCGACCATCATCGCCTGAGCGAGGCGTTCCTGGCTCTGATCGGCAATGCCATCGAATACCGATCGCCCGAGCGCCCGGCGGTGATCCGCATTTCGTCGCGCATGGAAGGGACGTACCTGTACATCGACATCGCCGATAACGGCATCGGAATCGAAGAGATGTATTTTGAACGTATATTCGATGTCTTTCAGCGCCTTCATGCCCGCTCGGCCCATCCCGGAACGGGAATGGGGCTAGCAATCGCCAAAAAGATGGTGGAACATCTGGGGGGAACCATTCGGGTCCGTTCCCAAATTGGGCAGGGGAGTGTTTTCTCCATCGTCCTGCCCGCGGCACGGACCCGGAGCGTAGATGCCCGATGGGAGAGACCGTGA
- a CDS encoding response regulator: MNEVSEQEFKVMLVEDDPGDAGLVRAAFASSRFVCRIDHISDGVEAMKRLRALALEGTHVLPDLILLDLNMPKKSGHEVLVEMKADAALKDLPVVVLTTSDAERDVAAAYHSGASGFVTKPVDVDALFEAIQGILEYWFGVMRLPVNRP; this comes from the coding sequence GTGAACGAGGTTAGCGAGCAGGAATTCAAGGTAATGCTGGTTGAGGACGACCCAGGCGATGCCGGTCTGGTCAGAGCCGCCTTTGCCAGCAGCCGCTTCGTGTGCCGGATCGATCACATTTCCGATGGGGTTGAGGCCATGAAACGCCTGCGTGCCCTGGCCCTGGAGGGAACCCACGTCCTGCCCGACCTGATTCTGCTCGATCTCAACATGCCCAAGAAAAGCGGGCACGAGGTCCTGGTCGAGATGAAGGCCGATGCCGCCCTGAAGGATCTGCCGGTGGTGGTGCTCACCACATCCGACGCCGAACGCGACGTGGCCGCCGCCTATCACAGCGGGGCGTCGGGTTTCGTCACCAAGCCGGTGGATGTGGACGCCCTGTTCGAGGCCATCCAGGGAATCCTGGAATACTGGTTCGGAGTGATGCGGCTGCCGGTCAACCGGCCCTAG